The Quercus lobata isolate SW786 chromosome 4, ValleyOak3.0 Primary Assembly, whole genome shotgun sequence genome segment GGCTTCAAACCTAGTCCTTTAACCTAGTCCTTTATACAAATCTGGGTACATTATATCAACAGCACTACCTTGACCAATCATCACCCTTTTTACACCGTATCCACCAATtctcagcgtgaccaccaaaGAATCATCATAGGGCTGTATGGTTCTAACCTTGTCTTCATCcgaaaagcccaaaatcaggGAGACGTCCACCTTGGCCCTTTTTGATGCCTGGCAATACTCCTTGGTTAGAGGTCGGAACACTGACAGTACCCTAAAAGGacaagatccagtcctccctAGGGCGACAACAATAACGTTTATTATGCCAAAGGGGAGTCTTGAAAAAGCGTCCCCACGCATCTCTGAGCCTGCTTGTCCTACCCTaccactggaatgatgcaagaATTGCTTCaatttcccttctcggaccagctGCTCCAAATGATCCCATAAATTCTTGCAATCCTCTGTCAtgtgcccatgatcctgatgatagtggcaataaAAATTCTGGTTGCGTCTCTTAGGCTCTcctgccatcttgtttggccatttaaaaaagggctcattctttattttctccAATACCTGCTGCACTAGCTCCCGAAACACTGTATTAACCACCTGGGTGCCAGCAGAACCTGATTGCCCAACGAAGTCTTTCCGAGGTCGGTTACTATTGTaacggtccgacctgaaatccctcctctcttgagggatTACCTTAGTCTTTCCTTTTCCCTGAAATTAgtcttcttctactcttctgtacttgtcaatcctatccatcaaTTGGTGTACAATGCTAACAAGTTTACGAGttagagatttccttaaatcatgCTTGGCTAGAAGACTAGCCTTGAAAGTACTTATTGCCACATCATCATGCTCTCCCTCTATCTCATTAAACATTTTCCAGTATCTATCTGAATAAGTTTTAAGAGTCTTGCCATCTCGCATGGACATAGACAGCAAggatcccaaaggccgaggaaccctactgcAAGTGATAAAGCGAGCGCCAAAAGCCCGGGTAAGCTTTTTGAAGGATTCAATAGAGTTGGCCCTTAAACCGttaaaccatctcatcgccattggACCCAAGCTTGATGGAAAGACCTTGCACATCAATGCCTCATCTTTGGAGTAGATAGTCATCCTTTGGCTAAAATGGCTAACGTGTTCTACTGGGTCTATCCGACCATCATATAGGGTGAATGTAGGCTGGTGGAATCGCCGAGGAAGAATCGCATCTTCTATATTCCTtgtgaagggtgatttggaGACTTGGCTTAacgctttgttcatggcattgTTCCCCAAGCCCCTACGAGGCGGGCTTTTGCACCTACGTCGATGGTTGTGCTCCTCTTCATAAGAAAAAGTCTCACTAGGTGGAGTTCTGGATCTCCGCCTATAACTAGCTCCATTCGTCTCTTCGGATGATGGTTCGGAGCTAGGCGGGGAACGTCCTCGTCGGGCGTGACACAACTCTCTTTTCAACTCGTCAATTTCACGTTGCAGGTCTTTGTCATTCTTTGCATGGGAAACATGGCTCTTCTCACGAGAGTGACTTTTGATGGTATGAGTTGTGCGCACACTCCTCTCACGGCCTTTTCTCCGTTCGGGACTCCGATGTGGATTACCATGCTGGGAACCTCTTGACTCTGCTTGGTGTGGGTTGACATCTACCTGGTGTGGTCTTGTTGCGTAGCGATGTGGACCTGCTTCCTCTATCATGAACGTTGAACctgatttcttttgatctaaaTCAAGCTCTCCCCACaaatggcgccaattgtaaggactcaatttgtatcGATCCCAAACTCGTATTGGATTCGAACgccaaaaggcccaaacaataaatttatagaacGTGGATATAGAAGAACTAGATTCACTttagaagaaaaatgatttaacTTAATGTTTCTAGATAGATTAATACAAATATTACTATCAATTTATCCTCCAAACAAGCTAAGTTCTTTATTTCCCCAGATTTTCTTCTAAGCATCAGTTGTTTAGAAGTTCTCATCCCTTCtctcaatgcattcttccaCATTATATACTGTCCTCTTGGTGTCATTTTCatcacacacgtgtaggttggatttGGGGGATCCCTCCTGTTCCATCCAACACTTCCTAGAACCTTTAACCAGCAGCTggaaggctgcttcatcactattcaggcatcacctccacattaatgcggctagagagttggttgagaaacaattaatgcggaggcaacaattgttaaagatatttgtttatatattctttattaCCCTTGGCCCCatgtcccacctttagtggtaatgCAGCTTCGAATTATGTTTGTGACAATACGGTGTTCAGTTCGTCTTTAGACACATgttgccgagaaggattttgtccttgGACGAATACCGGATCCATCCCATGTGATATCTactcctcttttcatttggtttccCTTATAACCTTATGTGGGCCTCCTCAGATGGTTTAACGTCCTTGGATGGACCACAGACCCAGTTAACacggttttaataattattgattaattggcccccacatatatatttaactgTTGAATGGTTAttcaattaaaatgaaaatggtATTATTATATTCATAGGTTTACATTGTACCATCaatgtaagatttttttttctttttgtaaatgtaatatttacaataaaaaaacaagaagtgtacaatattgtacatattcataaaaaatgtaTTATATTATACACTTTTGTTTAGTTAATATATACTacgtaaactaataatttttctaaaattttatcaattgaaaataccatctattttacttttttggacTTATTTGACAAATAGTATAAAGGTACTAATAACATCTACAAGGGTGTGACCCAAACTGAAACAGAGGAGTGTTGTACACTTGTATTTATTTGATCTGCGATATCATAAATCTCAAAGAATTTTAACTCAACGGATTTGGAAAACTATTAGAGACTTGCGATTTGAAATAAGATCTCATATGGAGCGCTTGGAGCTGCTCAAAAAGATcatgtctctttctctcaacACCAAAATCAAATTGGAATATTGGAATTTAGATTTCAACTTTcatctctttttgaaaaattttaggcaaaaatgcaaGATGCATCCTCTAAATTTAAccacaatttattttagttttttgactTTGTTTTCGTTCAATTAAGTCcattaagtttcaattttattcaattaaggcctCCCCATCAATTTCcgttaaaagtatttttttaaaaaatcattgaaaataatttttaataattaattagatttttttaattaaaaatatttgacGAAAAAAATTGGACACTTAACAGCAACTTTTGACTAATTTAAGTTGACCCGGGGTCTTTTAACACTATCAATTTATTAAAACTGTatagaaaattttatcaaattcgAAGATACAACGTATTTTACATTTTTGGAGGCATTTGATAAAATAGTACCAAGGTACTTCGACAGTGCAAGCACCTAATGACCCAAACTTAACCGAGCCAGTACTTATAGAGTTATTTAAGATTTAAGAGTACAAATTTCTGTGTCTTGCTCTGCTTCGCACTAATATTTCACCAGCTTCATGCTAGTCCAACCAATGATGCTTCATGACAACCCCCAACtgaataaaaagagagaaacaaccAATGGCAAATGACCAATTTCATGAACCTGTTGATTTCTTTGCTCCAAGGCCTATGCACGTTAACTGAGGTTTGTTCCCtttcacttatttatttttttattttttattttttttactggaCTGCTTTcacatttcatttatttatttatcaatttattaatattagcGAGTTACAtttagcttaactggtaaagtctttaatggttgaataagatctgagattcaatctcTGCCTATACTAAAAACTGTTGgtatcttggt includes the following:
- the LOC115986128 gene encoding uncharacterized protein LOC115986128, producing the protein MAGEPKRRNQNFYCHYHQDHGHMTEDCKNLWDHLEQLVREGKLKQFLHHSSGRVGQAGSEMRGDAFSRLPFGIINVIVVALGRTGSCPFRVLSVFRPLTKEYCQASKRAKVDVSLILGFSDEDKVRTIQPYDDSLVVTLRIGGYGVKRVMIGQGSAVDIMYPDLYKGLG